GCATGTCATCGTCCCTTGACTGATGGACAGCGTCTATTCATTAGTCAGCGTCTAGTGAATACATTGCTAGTATGGCGGAGCCATGGACGGTGTCAAGGACGCAAAGTCGACACGCCGCTACCGGTCCGCCGTGCGTGAGGAGAGCGCACGGCGCACCCGGCGGGCGGTGGTCGGCGCGGCGGCCGAGTTGTTCGTCGCCCGTGGGTACGCCGGCACCTCACTGGCTGACGTGGCGGCTGCCGCAGGGGTCGCCCGCCCGACCGTGTTCGCCGCCTTCGGGTCGAAGCCGGCCCTGCTGCGGCAGGTCCTCGACGAGGCGCTCGCCGGCGACGACGAGCCGGTACCGGTCGCGCAACGGCCCTGGTTCCGGCCGGTCTTCGAAGCCGACACGCAAGCCGGCGTCCTGCACGCGTACGCCGGTGTGTGCACCCTGATCGGCAGCCGTGCGGCGCGGATCTTCGAGACCGTCCGGCGGGCGGCCGACGAAGCGCCCGAGGTCGCCGACGTGTGGGAGACGCTGCTACGCAACCGTCGCGCAGGCGCCCGGATGGTGGTCGAGCGGGGCCACTCGCTCGGCCCGCTGCGCCACGGCGCCGACGTCGAGCGGGCGGTCGACGTCTTGTGGGTCTTCAACGACCCGGCGCTCTACGACGCGTTGGTGCTGCGGTGCGGCTGGACCGAGGACTCGTTCCGCGACTGGCTGTCCGAACGCATGCAGGACGCGCTGCTGGTCCGCTGACCCCGCTGACCGGACGAGCGGCACTTCCGCTCGCCCGAAATCGGCGGCAGCGGGACGGCCGCCGCGCTCGCCGCCCGCTCCGGGCACACAGGCAGCGAGGTGGGCAGAGATCGAGGCCCCTCCACGGAGGGGCCTCGATTCGTTTCCGGGCACGCCGGCGGCCCGGCCGCCGACCGGTCGACCGGCCGCCGGGCCCTCGCGGCGGTTTGTCAGAGCGGGCGGTTCGGCTCGATGACCGGGCCACCCGGGTACGTCGTCGTGGTCGGCTCGACCACCTCCGTCGTCCGGTACTCCGACTCGGTGGTGGTCGTCGTCTGGTCGTCGTCGTCGGAGCGGTGCCGGGCGGCGGCGACTCCGGCGGCGGCCGCGGCGCCCGCGACGGCGGCACCGGCGGCGACGGCCGTACCGGAGACACCGGCCTTGCCGCTGTCACCTTGCGAGGACGCGGCGTGCGCGACGCCCGGCGTGCCCACCCCGTGCCCCTCGCCGACCGAGCCCCGCCAGGCGCCGGTCTCGACGTCCCGGGACTCGATGAAGCTCTTGAACTTCTCCAGGTCGGACTCGGCCTGCTTCTCGACGATGTTCAGCTTGTCGCCGGCCTTCTCGACCAGCCCCTCCGGCTCGTACTCCAGGTGCAGCCGGACCATGGTCCGGCCGGCGCCCACGGGCTGGAAGTAGACCGCGCCGGCGTTGGTCGCGCCCTCGGTCGCCGCCCAGGCGACCTTCTGGTCCGGGACCTGCTCCAGGACGGTCGCGTCCCACTCGCGCTTGACCCCGGCGATCTGGGCGACCCAGTGCATGCGCCGGTCGTCGAGCTGGCGCACCTCCTCGACGCCACCCATGAAGCGGGGGAACTCCTCGAACTGGGTCCACTGGTTGTAGGCGGTGCTGACCGGGACGTCGACTTCGATCGACTTCTCGACCACGGTGGTCATGACATTCCTCCTCGTTCCGGTCGAACCTCCCTCCAACCGGGAGGGAGCCGTACTGGTCCACAGGAATCCGTACCCGTTGACCGGCGGCTCAACCGAAAACGCCGGAGCCGGCATCCGCCCGCTGGTCGCGGGGGACGCCGGCTCCCGGGCGGAGCGTCAGGCGGCCGGGCCGATGAAGTACCCGGACTGGTCCAGGATGACGTGCGCCGTACCCGAGCTGCTGTTGTAGACGTCGACACCGAAGTTGACCGCCACCAGCGCGGCGTTCGACGCGGTCTCACCCGCGACGAAGTTCACGTTCGAGGCGGTCGGTCGTGCCTGCGCGGACGGGTGGGCGATGAGCACCCCCGCCGCCGTGGGCTGGGTGACAGTCAGGTTGCCCACCAGCGCGGTCGGCTCCGGGCAGGCCGGGGCCGGGGCGCAGGAGGAAGCTGCCGTCGCGGGTTGGACGCGGGCCGCCGTCCGAGCCGTGAGCGCCCCACCGGACTCCCGGGTGTCGAGCAACCGGGTCGGGGTGAGCGGCACGAACGTCTGGGTGGCATCCGGGCTGAACCAGCCGGCCAGGTCGGCGATCACGTGGGTGCTGCCGGAGCTGGCGTTGCGGATGCTCACCTTGCCACCCACCACCGGCACCGTGACCAGATTGGGGATGGTCTGCCCGGTGACGAAGTTCAGGTGCGACGCCACCGGTACGGCGGAGCCGTACGGGAAGAGCGTGAGCACGCCGTTCGCGGTCGGCTTCGTCACGGTCACGTTGAGCACCGCGGCCGTCGCGCCCGCCGGCAGCTTCGCCGAGAGGTCCAGCGTACGGGTGGTGTGGGCCGGGACCGGTCCGGCCGCGCCCTCCCGGGTGTCGAGCATCCGCACCGGCGGCACCGGGGCGTAGCCTGAGCCAGCTGCCGTGTAGACGCCCTGGAGATCCGCGATCAGGTGCACCGAGGCGATGCCGGTGTGGATGAACACGATGCGTCCGCCCGTGACCGGTACGGTCACCTGGTTCGCCACCGTCTCGCCGGCGACGAAGTTGACGTTGGAGGCGTTCAGCCGGGTACCGTCCGGGCTGACCGTGATGAAGCCCGACGCCTCGGGCCTGGTCACCGTCACGTTGAGCACCAGCGCCGTGATGTCCTCGGCCGCCACCCCCGCGACGGTGGGGACCGGGTAGTAGAGCGCGCCGTTCTGCCCGATCGGCGCGGCCGAGCCGGTGCCCAGGCCACTCCGGGTGTCGACCAGTCGGGTCGGGGTGACCGGGGTGAACCGGGCGCCGACGACGGTGCACGGGCTCGCGGCGTAGCTGCTGCCGGTGCGGAAGTTGGTGGTGGTCCCCCGCACGTCGACGCAGACCCGGCCGGCCCGTCGGACGCTCCGTTCCAGGGAACCGGCGTCGGTGACGCGCCAGTAGCGGTCGCCCCAGAACCGGTAGGCGTACTTCGTCCGCTCCCGTTCCACCGGCCACGAGGAGCGCAGGCTGGCCCCGGCCACCACGTCGAGCGGGCCACCGCCGGGCTTGCGGCGCAGGTAGGGCGCCTCGGTGACGGGCGTACCCTGTGCCTCCACCGCGCCCCGGTCCCGGTAGCCACTACCGGTGCCGGTGTTCTCGGCGGACGGATCGTCGGCGTACGGGTTGTCGAGCAGATCGCTGTCCAGGACGCCGCGCGCGGTGGCGTCGGCCGAGTCGCGGGCGGGCGAACCGGTCCCCGGTCCGTACCAGCTGGTCCAACCGGTCTGCGTCCCGACCAGCCGAGGGTCGGTGGCGAGGTCGTGGGAGCCCTGCCCGGTCGCCGTCGTGAACGACGCGACGGTGGCGTGGTTCTCGCCGGACCAACGGTAGAGCGGACCGTCGCCGGCCGGGTCGATGAGGTTGTGGTCGACGGTGGTGGCCGGCACGGCGTTGTGGGCCACCCGGATGGCGACGGCCTCGGCCGGGGCGGTGCAGGGCTGGCGGGTGCGGGACGTCCGGACGATGTTGTTGCGGACGGAGGCATTGGTCGAGTCCGAGTACAGGTCGATGCCGACCCGGCAGTCGGTGACGACCGTGTTGTTGGTGACCGAGACGCCGGGGGACATGGTGGCCAGCAGGCCGGAGCCGAGTAGCTGGTTGCCGGCGACCGTGACGTCCGTCGTGCCCGGATCGAGGTCGACCGTAGGCCCGCCGGTGTTGCTGATGACGCTACGGCTGACCGTCACGTCGTCGGAGACGCCGGTGACGTTCACCCCACTCGCCCCGTCGGGCCTACTGTGAACGGTGAGCTGGTCCAGCGTGACCCGGCTGGAGTCCACCACGACGACGCCGTCGGCCCGGCTCTCCCCGTAGACGGTGAAGCCCTCGATGACGACGTCGTGCGCCCCGGCGACGATCATGATCGCCCCCATCGGGGCGGTGGTGTCGTACTTGCCGACCCGGACCGGTTCGTCGCTCATCTGGACGGCGCGGAAGGTGATCGGCGCGTCCGGGGTGCCGGATCGGGTGAACGAGACGTTCTCGTGATAGGTGCCCGGGTACACCAGCACCGTCTGGCCGGGACCGGCCTCGGCAGACGCGGCCTGGATGGTGCAGAACGGCGACTCCGGACTGCCGTCCTGGACGCCGGTCGGCGAGCAGTGGGTCTTGCTGACGTAGAGCTCGGCCCGAGGTGCGGTCGCCGTCGTCGGAGCGGGCGCGGCGACGGCGGCCGGCGCCGTCGGCCCGACCAGCACCGCACCCGCCGCCAACGGAACGAGCGCGAGCCGCGCCAGTGCGTTGTGCGTTGTCATCAACGTTCCCCCGTGATCAAGTTGTGCGTGCGCGGGCAGCGTACACCGATGGCCACCGATGCGAGCAGCACCGGAACTCCCGACCCGGGTGGACCGTTCGGTCGTGGTCGCAGGCGCCCCGGCCGGACGCGGCGGTGCGGGTGCCCGAGGTCGGCGGACCCCTTTGGCCGCCGCGATCCGCCGCCACTGTCCGGTGGGGACGACGGCCAGGTTGTCCGCCGTCCCCCGGGCGACGAAGTTCACGTGGGAGGCGTTCGGCCGCTCGGTGGCGTTCGGGTACGCGGTGAGGAAGCCCGGTGCCGACGGTGCGGTGACCGTCAGGTTGAGCACCGCGCCGGTGGGCTCCGGGCAGTCCCAGCAGTTGAGCAGCAGGAAGTTCGGCCGGAACATGACATCCTCCGCCGGCTCCAGCGCGCCGTGCCCGTTGCGGTGGATCAGGCCGCTGTCGGTCCGGGTGTCCACGATCCGGGTCGGGCCGTACGGCACGTAGGCGTCGGTGGCGCCGGACGCCGTCGAGGCGTAGAAGCCGGCCAGGTCCGCCACCACGTGGGTACTGCCCGAGCCGGCGTTGTGGATGCTCACCCGACCGGCGACCACCGGCACCACCACCAGGTTCGGGATGGTCTGCCCGGCCACGAAGTTGAGGTGCGAGGCCTCGGGCGTCGCACTGCCCGCCGGGAACACCCTGAGCACGCCCGCCGGGGTCGGCGCGGTGACCGTCACGTTGAGCACCGCCGCTGTGGCGTCGGCCGGCACCTTCCGGGACAGGTCGAGCTGGCGGGTGGCGTACGCGCCGAACGCGGTCCCGCCCGATGCGCGGGTGTCCAGCGCCGGGTCGTGGCCGGAGCCGGGAGAGCGGGCCGGTCGGCGCTGCGGAGCGATGAAGACGCCCGCCTGGTCCACGATGGTGGGGATGTCCGCCTTGCCGTTGAGCACCGGCGCCATGATCAGGTTGGGGGTGGTCTGCCCGGTGACGACGTCCCGCCGGGCACCAGCGACGGGGTGCGCGCGACGATCGGCGACCGGTCCGCTCGCCTGGCATTGTTGAGCGCATGACCGCGCTGATCCGATCCCGTCTGTCCCACTGGACCGTCTTCGTACCGGTCCTCGCGGTCGTGCTGCTCGTGGTCACCTGGGGTCGCGACCTCTCGGGGATCGTGGTCGCGGTGGTCGCCGCCCTCCTGGCCGGCGCGGTCCTGGCGGCCGTGCACCACGCCGAGGTGGTCGCGCACAAGGTCGGTGAGCCGTACGGCTCGCTGGTGCTCGCGGTCGCGGTCACGGTGATCGAGGTCGCGCTGATCGTGACCCTGATGATCAGCGGCGGCGACAAGGCCCAGGCGCTGGCCCGGGACACCGTCTTCGCCGCCGTCATGATCACCTGCAACGGCATCCTCGGCCTGTCCCTGCTGCTCGGCGCCCTGCGCCGCCGGGTGGCGGTGTTCAATCCCGAGGGCACCGGCGGCGCGCTGGCCACCGTCGCCACCCTCGCCACCCTCAGTCTGGTGGTGCCCACCTTCACCACCAGCCGGCCCGGCCCGGAGTTCTCCCCCGCCCAACTCGCCTTCGCGGCGGTGGCGTCCCTGGCCCTCTACGGGCTCTTCGTCATGGTGCAGACCGGCCGGCACCGGGACTACTTCCTCCCCGTCACCAGCGACGGCAGCGTCGTCGACGCCGACGGCGACGGGCACGCGGACCCGCCCTCGGCGCGTACCGCGCTGGCGAGCCTCGCCCTGCTGCTCGTCTCGCTGATCGCCGTGGTGGGCCTGGCGAAGGGCGTCTCCCCCGCCATCGAGTCCGCCGTCGCCGCCGCGAACCTGCCGCAGGCCTTCGTCGGCGTGGTCATCGCGCTGCTGGTCCTGCTCCCCGAGACCCTCGCCGCCGCCCGGGCCGCCCGGCGCGACCGGGTGCAGATCAGCCTGAACCTCGCCCTCGGCTCCGCCATGGCCAGCATCGGTCTCACCATCCCGGCCATCGCCATCGCCTCCATCTGGTTGGACGGGCCGCTGCTGCTCGGCCTGGGCGGCACCCAACTGACGCTGCTGGCGCTGACCGCGGTGACCGGCGTGCTCACCGTCGTCCCGGGCCGGGCGACCGTGCTCCAGGGTGGGGTGCACCTGGTGCTGCTCGCGGCGTTCGTCTTCCTCGCCGCCAGCCCCTGACCCGCCTCCGGCGCCCCGTCCACCACGTACCCGCCGCAGCCGGCCTCGTCAGCCGGGGGGGGACCGAGACCCCGACGGTCGCGCCCCGGGACGGGACGCGACCGCCGGGCGGCATGCGGGGTCAGGCCGGGGCGATGAAGTAGCCCGCCTGGTCGGCCACGACGTGGGTGCTGCCGCTGCTGTGGTGGTACGCGGTGAACCGCCCGAGGTCGTCGACCTTGACCACGGCCAGGTTCGCCGCCGTCTCCTTGGCGACGAAGTTGACGTTCGACGCGGTCGGGGCGCCCTGGCCGGCCGGGTACACGGTGAGCACCCCGGCGGCGGTGGGCGCGGTGACGGTCAGGTTGAGCACCACCGCGGTCGGTGCGGGGCAGGGCCCTTCGCACTGGACGTCCACCAGGACGGCGGCCGACGCC
This genomic interval from Micromonospora coxensis contains the following:
- a CDS encoding TetR/AcrR family transcriptional regulator codes for the protein MREESARRTRRAVVGAAAELFVARGYAGTSLADVAAAAGVARPTVFAAFGSKPALLRQVLDEALAGDDEPVPVAQRPWFRPVFEADTQAGVLHAYAGVCTLIGSRAARIFETVRRAADEAPEVADVWETLLRNRRAGARMVVERGHSLGPLRHGADVERAVDVLWVFNDPALYDALVLRCGWTEDSFRDWLSERMQDALLVR
- a CDS encoding right-handed parallel beta-helix repeat-containing protein, producing MLNGKADIPTIVDQAGVFIAPQRRPARSPGSGHDPALDTRASGGTAFGAYATRQLDLSRKVPADATAAVLNVTVTAPTPAGVLRVFPAGSATPEASHLNFVAGQTIPNLVVVPVVAGRVSIHNAGSGSTHVVADLAGFYASTASGATDAYVPYGPTRIVDTRTDSGLIHRNGHGALEPAEDVMFRPNFLLLNCWDCPEPTGAVLNLTVTAPSAPGFLTAYPNATERPNASHVNFVARGTADNLAVVPTGQWRRIAAAKGVRRPRAPAPPRPAGAPATTTERSTRVGSSGAARIGGHRCTLPAHAQLDHGGTLMTTHNALARLALVPLAAGAVLVGPTAPAAVAAPAPTTATAPRAELYVSKTHCSPTGVQDGSPESPFCTIQAASAEAGPGQTVLVYPGTYHENVSFTRSGTPDAPITFRAVQMSDEPVRVGKYDTTAPMGAIMIVAGAHDVVIEGFTVYGESRADGVVVVDSSRVTLDQLTVHSRPDGASGVNVTGVSDDVTVSRSVISNTGGPTVDLDPGTTDVTVAGNQLLGSGLLATMSPGVSVTNNTVVTDCRVGIDLYSDSTNASVRNNIVRTSRTRQPCTAPAEAVAIRVAHNAVPATTVDHNLIDPAGDGPLYRWSGENHATVASFTTATGQGSHDLATDPRLVGTQTGWTSWYGPGTGSPARDSADATARGVLDSDLLDNPYADDPSAENTGTGSGYRDRGAVEAQGTPVTEAPYLRRKPGGGPLDVVAGASLRSSWPVERERTKYAYRFWGDRYWRVTDAGSLERSVRRAGRVCVDVRGTTTNFRTGSSYAASPCTVVGARFTPVTPTRLVDTRSGLGTGSAAPIGQNGALYYPVPTVAGVAAEDITALVLNVTVTRPEASGFITVSPDGTRLNASNVNFVAGETVANQVTVPVTGGRIVFIHTGIASVHLIADLQGVYTAAGSGYAPVPPVRMLDTREGAAGPVPAHTTRTLDLSAKLPAGATAAVLNVTVTKPTANGVLTLFPYGSAVPVASHLNFVTGQTIPNLVTVPVVGGKVSIRNASSGSTHVIADLAGWFSPDATQTFVPLTPTRLLDTRESGGALTARTAARVQPATAASSCAPAPACPEPTALVGNLTVTQPTAAGVLIAHPSAQARPTASNVNFVAGETASNAALVAVNFGVDVYNSSSGTAHVILDQSGYFIGPAA
- a CDS encoding calcium:proton antiporter translates to MTALIRSRLSHWTVFVPVLAVVLLVVTWGRDLSGIVVAVVAALLAGAVLAAVHHAEVVAHKVGEPYGSLVLAVAVTVIEVALIVTLMISGGDKAQALARDTVFAAVMITCNGILGLSLLLGALRRRVAVFNPEGTGGALATVATLATLSLVVPTFTTSRPGPEFSPAQLAFAAVASLALYGLFVMVQTGRHRDYFLPVTSDGSVVDADGDGHADPPSARTALASLALLLVSLIAVVGLAKGVSPAIESAVAAANLPQAFVGVVIALLVLLPETLAAARAARRDRVQISLNLALGSAMASIGLTIPAIAIASIWLDGPLLLGLGGTQLTLLALTAVTGVLTVVPGRATVLQGGVHLVLLAAFVFLAASP